The following proteins are co-located in the Primulina tabacum isolate GXHZ01 chromosome 11, ASM2559414v2, whole genome shotgun sequence genome:
- the LOC142519405 gene encoding flavonoid 4'-O-methyltransferase 3-like isoform X1, whose product MESKAKTQSPLQEKETQAAQVDIWKYVFAFTPMAVLKCAIELQISETVESHGGSITLPELSVALHCSSSALHRIMRYLIYHGFFKQTRIIRDDESSLCYTQTPHSRLLLKDGMAGLILLESSPVMLAPWHGLSGRAMLKGSYPFEAAHGGVDVWKYAAANPDHSKLINDAMACHARLAVSAIVDRYPEAFEGISSLVDVGGGDGTALNALVKACPWIRGVNYDLPHVISVAPHREGVEHVGGDMFKMVPKGDAAFLMWVLHDWSDEECIQILRNCMEAIPRDKGKVIIVEAVVEVGEGFDDYSEVRLALDMVMMAHTEKGKERTWEEWGCLLNEAGFTKYTEKRIEDVVSVIEAYP is encoded by the exons ATGGAATCCAAAGCCAAAACACAATCACCACTCCAAGAAAAAGAAACACAAGCTGCCCAGGTGGATATATGGAAGTATGTATTTGCTTTCACTCCAATGGCAGTACTAAAATGTGCTATAGAACTCCAAATATCTGAGACCGTTGAATCACATGGCGGATCCATCACGCTCCCGGAGCTATCCGTCGCCTTGCACTGCTCCTCCTCTGCCCTCCACCGTATCATGAGATACTTGATCTACCACGGTTTCTTCAAGCAGACTCGGATTATTCGAGACGATGAATCATCACTCTGTTACACCCAAACGCCACATTCTCGATTGCTTTTGAAAGATGGCATGGCTGGTCTCATCCTGCTCGAGAGCAGCCCCGTGATGCTCGCCCCGTGGCATGGCCTAAGCGGACGTGCTATGCTGAAAGGTTCTTATCCGTTTGAGGCCGCACATGGCGGGGTCGACGTGTGGAAATATGCGGCAGCAAATCCTGATCATAGTAAATTAATCAATGATGCAATGGCATGCCATGCTAGGTTGGCTGTTTCAGCAATCGTTGATCGGTATCCTGAGGCGTTCGAGGGGATCAGTTCTTTGGTGGACGTTGGTGGTGGGGATGGGACGGCGCTTAACGCCTTGGTGAAGGCTTGTCCCTGGATTCGAGGGGTTAACTACGATCTCCCGCATGTCATTTCTGTCGCACCGCATCGTGAAGGTGTGGAGCATGTTGGTGGCGACATGTTCAAAATGGTTCCCAAGGGCGATGCCGCTTTTCTTATG tgggTGTTACACGATTGGAGCGACGAAGAATGCATTCAAATACTGCGAAATTGCATGGAAGCGATTCCTAGGGACAAGGGGAAGGTGATCATCGTGGAGGCGGTGGTCGAAGTAGGCGAAGGGTTTGATGATTATAGCGAGGTTCGTTTGGCGTTGGACATGGTGATGATGGCTCACACGGAGAAAGGAAAAGAAAGAACTTGGGAAGAATGGGGATGCTTGTTGAACGAGGCTGGCTTTACAAAATACACAGAGAAACGCATTGAAGATGTTGTATCTGTTATAGAAGCTTACCCATGA